A DNA window from Thermovirga sp. contains the following coding sequences:
- a CDS encoding adenylosuccinate lyase — protein MIERYRTVDMESLWSQDNRYRTWLEVELAVCRAWAEHGVIPEDSLRNILQRADIDLERISELEEAVHHDMIAFVTAVAEKVGPDGRYIHLGLTSSDVIDTASSLLMVRSIRLILGELELLSREILSKAFRYGHTPCMGRTHGVHAEPITFGLKLLNWYEELRRDRSRLLFAIETVGVGKISGAVGTYAHCPPPIEERACNLLGLSRAKVSTQILQRDRHAQAICALAILGSGLERIAQEVRHLQRTEVLEVLEPFYQGQKGSSAMPHKRNPILCERICGMARLLRGHTLASLENIPLWHERDISHSSVERVVWPDAFNLAHYMLKKTREVVEGMTVLEDRMEKNLGLLKGLVFSQRVLLGLLEKGFSREEAYAIVQEAALLSLEKGESFLEMLERDPRVSESFKGQELRSLFDIDYYLRFIDDIFERFSAGKASTGDEDTTREEGFE, from the coding sequence TTGATCGAAAGATATCGAACCGTAGATATGGAGAGCCTCTGGTCGCAGGATAACCGCTACAGGACCTGGCTAGAGGTCGAGTTAGCCGTATGCAGGGCCTGGGCAGAGCATGGGGTCATACCCGAGGACTCGCTCAGGAATATTCTCCAAAGGGCGGATATAGACCTGGAAAGGATCAGCGAGCTCGAAGAGGCAGTCCACCACGACATGATTGCCTTCGTCACTGCCGTCGCAGAAAAGGTCGGTCCCGATGGGAGGTACATTCACCTGGGCCTGACCAGCAGTGATGTGATCGATACAGCCTCTTCTCTCCTCATGGTGAGGTCGATAAGGTTGATCCTGGGCGAGCTGGAACTGCTTTCCCGGGAGATCCTTTCGAAGGCTTTTAGGTACGGTCATACTCCTTGCATGGGAAGGACCCATGGCGTCCATGCCGAGCCCATCACTTTCGGCCTCAAACTCCTCAACTGGTACGAGGAACTTCGAAGGGATCGGAGCCGGTTGCTTTTCGCCATTGAGACGGTGGGAGTGGGAAAGATTTCCGGAGCGGTCGGAACCTACGCTCACTGTCCGCCGCCAATTGAGGAAAGGGCCTGCAACCTCCTGGGCCTTTCCCGCGCGAAAGTATCCACCCAAATACTTCAACGGGATCGCCACGCCCAGGCGATCTGCGCCCTGGCCATCCTGGGATCGGGGCTGGAAAGAATAGCCCAGGAGGTGAGACATTTGCAGAGGACGGAAGTACTCGAGGTCCTCGAGCCTTTTTACCAGGGACAGAAAGGTTCCTCCGCGATGCCTCACAAGAGAAATCCCATTCTATGCGAAAGGATCTGCGGAATGGCAAGGCTGCTCAGGGGTCACACCCTGGCGTCACTGGAGAACATCCCGCTCTGGCACGAAAGAGACATCAGCCACTCCTCGGTCGAGAGAGTGGTGTGGCCCGATGCGTTCAACCTCGCCCATTATATGCTCAAGAAAACCCGGGAGGTCGTGGAAGGTATGACCGTCCTCGAAGACAGGATGGAGAAAAATCTTGGCCTTCTCAAGGGACTTGTGTTCAGCCAGAGGGTCCTCTTGGGCCTTCTCGAGAAAGGGTTTTCCCGCGAGGAAGCCTACGCTATTGTTCAGGAAGCCGCCCTGCTTAGCCTGGAAAAAGGTGAGTCCTTCCTGGAGATGCTCGAGAGGGACCCGAGGGTTTCGGAATCCTTCAAGGGGCAGGAATTGCGATCCCTGTTCGACATAGATTATTACCTGCGATTCATTGACGATATTTTCGAGAGATTTTCCGCCGGGAAAGCCTCCACCGGCGATGAGGATACGACAAGAGAGGAGGGTTTTGAATGA